CAATCGGATCTGCGCATCGATCGCCATGCGATCGATCATTCTTGCGGTCAGCACCCCTTCTTCGCGCAAGGCGCTCACCGCCGCCTGGAACATGATCAGATCCGCGGTGATGGTGCAGAACATGGCCTGCAATGTGGATTCGGCGTCGTCGATGCGCTGCTCGAGCTCTTCGATCTTTGCCATTGTCGTCTCTCGGCAATGATAGGGAAGCGGTGCTGTCGTCATCTTGAATCGGCTCTATGACTTTTCAACGCATCGCGAGCGATTTCCGGCCTCGGCCACAAATTTGCTCGCGCCGCGAGCAGCAGCGGCATCCGCCTGCTATCTCTGTGAAAACTTCAATCCAGCCATGAACGCAGAATGGGCCAGGCCGCGATCGCGCTGAAGATCGCGGCGGCGACCGCCAGCCACACCACCCAGCGGAATCTTGCGCGCTCGAGCGCCTCGGCCGCGCGGGCCTTCTCGGCCAGCCAACTTTCCACGAAGCTGCGCGAAGGATGCGGATCGCTGTCGACGATGCCCCTGACATCGGCGCCGCGGCCGTAACTGGTGCCGGGCCCCTGGAGCTTGCCGGCCACGACCTGAGGGCCCAGCGCCTCCATGGCGGCCAGCCATCGCCGTTCCGAAGACGCGCTCGGATTCTCTTTTGACAGCATGCGTGGAGAGCGTGGCGTCGCGGGATTCAGTTCCGCCGCTCGAGCCGCGGTCCGGGCCGGTTCAGCCGCGGAAGGGAAAGCCGGTTCCTGCCAGCGCCGTTTCGCTGAAATCGCCGGCCAGCACGTCGGCCCCGGCGAAGACACTGCGCGAGAGCCGGGCGCTGCGAAAACTGGTGGCGATCTGTCCGCCGCCTCCGGCAAGCGGCAAGGGCGCGATGCGGCAGCCCGCCAGATCGGCGCCGGTGAGATCCGCCCCGTCGAAACGTCCGCCGCTGACCTTGGCGCCGCGGAACCGCACCTGGCGGAGGTCGGAGCCGCTGAAATCCACCGCGAAGATCCGGGCGTCGCCGAAATCGGCACCGCTGAGGCTGCAGCGGCGGAACACGACGAGCCGCAGCAGCTTGCCGGAAAAATCGAGGCCCGACAGATCGGCCCGTTCGAAGACCGCCTGCCTTCCTTCCCGCCCGTCCGATTGCAGCCATTTCTCGTGGGCCGCGATCACGGCCGGGAAATTGTCGCGGTTGTTGACCGGCGGCGGATCGAACTTCGCGTCGCGGGCCCAGCCTTTGACCTGGTTCAGGTCCTCCGGCATCAGACCGGTGAGATCGGCACCGGTGAAGACCGTCTTGTCGATCGAGACGCCGACCATCTTGGCGCCGGTCAACCGCGCGCTGGTGAAGTTGGTGCGCGAGAGGTTGGCGCCGCGCAGATCGACGCCGGTCATGTCGCAGCCGGTGAAATCGGCATCGACCATGGTCGCGTTGGCCATGATGGCGCCGGCAAGCTTGGCGCCCTTGAAGACCGAGCCCGACAGCTTGGCGTTGCTGAGGTCGGCGCGGAAGAAATTGGTCATCTCGCCTTCGGCCGCCCCGTCGGTCTCGATCTCGCCCGGCCGGCGCGGGCCGCGATGGCGATAGAGCACGCCTTCGCGCAGATCGGCCTCGTGCAGGTCCGCCCCTTCGAGATCGGTGCCGGCGAGGCGTGCGCCGCGCAGGACCGCGCGGGTCAGCTTCGCGCCGCGCAAATGCGCACCGGAGAGGTTGGCGCCGAAGAAGTCGCATTCCGCGAGATTGCAGCCATCGAACCGCGCGCCGCCCAGATCGGCGCCGGTGAAGACCATGCCGTGAAGATCGAGGCCCGAGAGGTCGATGCCGGGCAGCGCGCAATAGGAGAGCTCGCCCCGCTTCCCCTTGGCCGGTGTCTTGGTCCAGAGGAGATGCGTTCCGACGATCGCCTTCAGTTCTTCGGGCGAGGGGATCTTGAGATCGGCTTTGGTCATGTCAGGTCTGGGTCAAGGGTCGCAGGCTTATCAGAGCTTCGCTGCCGGTAACGGCGGTCGAGTAGGTGGCTATGCAGCCGTCGGCTGCCTGGGGCCGCAAACGGATGCCATTGCAGCCAGCATAAAGGGGGAGCGTTAACCGTTCCTTCTCCGATGGGGGCTGGGCCCAGACCCTTGCCATCGGCCTTTCTGAGGGCCGCAAGAAAGTGCCCGCGAAGCGCAGCCGGAAGAAATGAGATGGATTGCTTGTGGTCTTCCTGTGGCCGGGATTGTCGCAAGCGGCCGGCGGCACTGCAGCCTTTGCAGGGGCGCGACTTCATCTGGGATGGCGGAACCCCGTCCGGGACCCTCGCGTTGTACCTGATATCGACAACCCGAATATGAAGGGACTAGATCATGGGTAACCCAATGGACAAGCCGGCCCACCAGAATCAGAACCCGCAGAATCCGCAGCAGGCGCAGCGGAATCCGGGGCAGGGCCAGGGTCAGAAGCCGAGCGATCCCAGCCAGCATGATCCGAGCCAGCGGGACAAGACGGGCACTCCGCAGGACCGCTACGCGTCGGGCACGGACCGTGCTCGCGACGTGCCGGTCGACCGCAAGGGCGACCAGACGAAGCCCGGCGCCGGCCGCGACAACGATCGCGGCAACAAGAACTAAGCTTTCGCCGAGAGCGAAGACGCGGGCGGCTGGACCACCACGGTTTCGCCGAACGCGTCTGAGCGAAGGCCCGGCGCTGCCCACGCAACGCCGGGCCTGTCCGCTTCAGAGCCCGGAAAGCCTCAAGAGGTTTCGATGACGATGCCATTCATGACCGACATGCCGGTCCGGCCGGACTTCGTCCGCCGCCGCCTCCTGTCGCGGGCACGCTATGCGGCGATCATTCCCGGGCGGCCGGATCCCGATCCGCCCACACCGCTGCCGCCCGGCCCGCCGATGCCGGGCGATCCCGTGCCGGGCGACCCGGGCCCGACCGATCCGCCGCTGCCGTCGCCGGGAAAGCGCAGTCCCGAACTGCCGCCGGATCAACCGCCCGATCAGCCGCCGGGGTCAACCCCGCGCAGGCCGCCGCTCAAGCTGCGCTTCCCCGGCTAGGGAACGGATCCGGTCCGCGGCAGTTACCTGAACATCGCCGGGGCACTCTCACCAGATACCGGATCATCAAGGAGACGACAAATGGCATCGCCACTTCCGAAGACGCAAAGCACGCTCGAGCAGCGTGAGACCTACAGCCTCATCGGCGCCAACAAGGTCAACGGCACCCACATCTACAATCCCAAGGGCGATCATCTCGGCGAAGTGGACGAGATCATGATCGACAAGCTCTCGGGCAAGGTGGCCTACGCGGTCGCGACATTCGGCGGCTTTCTGGGCCTCGGCCAGTCCCGCTATGCGCTGCCCTGGTCGGTCCTGAGCTACGACACCGGCAAGAGCGGCTATGTCGTGGCCCTCGACGCCGAGAAGCTCAAGAAGGCGCCCCGCTTTGAGAACGAATCCACGCTTGCCGATCGCGAATGGGGCAAGAGTCTTCATGACTATTACGGCATCCCGCCCTATTGGCTCTAAACGGGCCCAAACCGGGAAACCGGGTCCGGCCGGGGCGGCGCTCACGCCGCGCCGGCCGGCCCGGCCGCGATCGTTGACGATGCCAGGTCCGGGCTTGGCGCGCTCGGGTTGGCCCATCTCGAAGGAGAGGAACATGCCGCGCGGCGACAAGTCCAAATATTCACCCAAGCAGAAGCGCCAGGTGGCGCATATTGAAGAGAGCTTCGAGAAGCGCGGTGTCGCACCCAAGGAAGCGGCGGCGCGGGCTTGGGCGGTCGAGAACAAGATCTCCGGCGGCGGCCGGCTTGGCGGGTCGGGCGAAGGCAAGCCCGAGAACAAGGCGCCCTATAAGAAGGGCGGCAAACGAGGCGGGCGGGCAGCGGCGGCGCGCCCCGCCGCGGCACGTTCGGCTTCCGCCAAGAAGGCGGCCCGAACGCGAGCCCGCCGCGGAAAGTAGAGCGGGTGATGAGTGACGAACGCCTGGTGAAGGACGACGGCATGATGAGTCAGGATTCGACGGAGCCCTTCATGACCGACGGTGAACAAGGCGAGGAGTTGCGCGCCATGCCTCAGGACACGCAGAAGACCACGCTGAGCACGCAGAAGGCCCGATCGGGCGAAACCTCCGGCCATCTGCGGATCATTCTCGGGACCTCGCTCGTCCTCGTCATCGTGGCGCTGGGCGCGCTGCTGATCTTCTATACCTCCCATGGCTGAGGCGGTTACGGCGCGACCTTACTGGACGGGCGCCATCCGGCTCTCGCTCGTGGTGCTGCCGGTGCGGCTCTATCATGCCGTCGACACGCGCAGCGAAGTCCACTTCCATCAGATCCACAAGGCTTCGGGGAAGCGCGTCCGCCATCAGAATGTGGTGCCGGGGCGCGGTGCCGTGGAGCGCGACGAGATCGTCAAGGGCTATGAGTATGCCAAGGACCAGTATGTGCTGCTCGAGCCGGAGGAGCTGAAGGCGGTCCGCCTGGAATCCGCCGACAATTTCTCCATCGTCCAATTCGTCGACCGCAACGAGATCGATGCGATCTATTTCGACGAACCCTATTTCGTCGTGCCGGATGGCGATGCCGGTCTCGACGCCTTTGCCGTCGTGCGCGATGCGCTGCGCGCCGAGAAGAAGGTCGGCTTGGGCCAGATCGTGCTGTCGGGTCGGGAGCGGATCGCGGCCCTACAGCCCTGCGGCAAGGGCATGCTGCTCGAAACCTTGCGCTACGCCGAGGACCTCAAGAAGGCCGGTAAATATTTCGACGGCATGAAGAAGGTCGCGGTCGACAAGGATCAGCTTGGTCTCGCCAAGAAACTCATCGAGCAAAAGGCCGCGCCCTTCGATCCGGAGCGCTTCAAGGACCATTACGAAAACGCGCTCCGCGAGCTGATCGAGCGGAAGCTGAAATCGAAGGGCCGCCGGATCCGGACCGAGGAGCCGGAACGCAGAGGGGCGGAGGTCATCGATCTGATGGAAGCGCTGCGCCAGAGCGTCGGGCGCAAGAGCGGCGCCGTGGGTAAGGCGAGCGCGCCCGAACCGGCTGATGCACCGGCCCGGAAGGCCGCCGCGCCGCGCCGGCCGGCGGCGCGCGGGAAAACGCGAAAGAGGGCATGACGTCCGAGCCGACGCGCGGGTCGACGTCTGCGAGCGGCGACCGGTCGCTGGCGCGCTATCGCGCCAAACGGGACTTCAAGGCGACGCCCGAACCGCGCGGCCTCAAGGCCCGCTCGCGGGGCCACCGTTACCTGATCCAGAAACATGCGGCGCGCCGCCTTCATTACGATTTCCGGCTGGAACTGGATGGCGTGCTGAAGAGCTGGGCCGTCACCCGCGGTCCCAGTCTCGATCCCGCCGACAAGCGTCTTGCGGTCCATGTCGAGGACCATCCGCTCGACTATGGCAGCTTCGAGGGAATCATCCCAAAGCCCCAATATGGCGGGGGCACGGTGATGCTGTGGGACGAAGGCAGCTGGGAGCCGCTCGGCGATGCCCATGCCATGCTCCGGGCCGGCCGGCTCAAGTTTCGGCTCGACGGAGAACGGCTGAAGGGCGAATGGAATCTGGTCCGGATGCGAAACCGCTCGCCGCGCGAGAAGCGCGAGAATTGGCTCCTGATCAAGGGCCATGATAGCGCGGCGCGGCCGGGTGAGGGCGACAGTCTTCTGGAAATGGAAGATAGCAGCGTCGTCTCCGGCCGCAGCATGGAGGAAATCGGCCGCAGCCGATCGGTCTGGAACAGCAAGGCGCGGCAAGACGACAAGACAGCGAAACCGGCTGCCGAGCTGAAGGGGCGGCCATCGCCATC
The nucleotide sequence above comes from Hypericibacter terrae. Encoded proteins:
- the ku gene encoding non-homologous end joining protein Ku — encoded protein: MAEAVTARPYWTGAIRLSLVVLPVRLYHAVDTRSEVHFHQIHKASGKRVRHQNVVPGRGAVERDEIVKGYEYAKDQYVLLEPEELKAVRLESADNFSIVQFVDRNEIDAIYFDEPYFVVPDGDAGLDAFAVVRDALRAEKKVGLGQIVLSGRERIAALQPCGKGMLLETLRYAEDLKKAGKYFDGMKKVAVDKDQLGLAKKLIEQKAAPFDPERFKDHYENALRELIERKLKSKGRRIRTEEPERRGAEVIDLMEALRQSVGRKSGAVGKASAPEPADAPARKAAAPRRPAARGKTRKRA
- a CDS encoding plasmid stabilization protein, encoding MPRGDKSKYSPKQKRQVAHIEESFEKRGVAPKEAAARAWAVENKISGGGRLGGSGEGKPENKAPYKKGGKRGGRAAAARPAAARSASAKKAARTRARRGK
- a CDS encoding pentapeptide repeat-containing protein; this translates as MTKADLKIPSPEELKAIVGTHLLWTKTPAKGKRGELSYCALPGIDLSGLDLHGMVFTGADLGGARFDGCNLAECDFFGANLSGAHLRGAKLTRAVLRGARLAGTDLEGADLHEADLREGVLYRHRGPRRPGEIETDGAAEGEMTNFFRADLSNAKLSGSVFKGAKLAGAIMANATMVDADFTGCDMTGVDLRGANLSRTNFTSARLTGAKMVGVSIDKTVFTGADLTGLMPEDLNQVKGWARDAKFDPPPVNNRDNFPAVIAAHEKWLQSDGREGRQAVFERADLSGLDFSGKLLRLVVFRRCSLSGADFGDARIFAVDFSGSDLRQVRFRGAKVSGGRFDGADLTGADLAGCRIAPLPLAGGGGQIATSFRSARLSRSVFAGADVLAGDFSETALAGTGFPFRG
- a CDS encoding PRC-barrel domain-containing protein, which translates into the protein MASPLPKTQSTLEQRETYSLIGANKVNGTHIYNPKGDHLGEVDEIMIDKLSGKVAYAVATFGGFLGLGQSRYALPWSVLSYDTGKSGYVVALDAEKLKKAPRFENESTLADREWGKSLHDYYGIPPYWL